One Amorphoplanes digitatis genomic window carries:
- a CDS encoding HdeD family acid-resistance protein, whose amino-acid sequence MSASVPYQSEPFTSEGVSAVPADATKSFAKAVWWLALGASVFSVVLGVIMLVWPEATLKVVAALFGIWLLLHGIVRIVQAITATARDGAERAILGVIGVFFVVAGVIALRNLLVTLTLLVTLVGLMWLIGGILELISALGNRDRTYRGWGIALGVLSIIAALVVLLWPDISVVAFVYLTGAWLIFMGLIQVGMVFWARRAITAA is encoded by the coding sequence CCGAACCGTTCACGTCGGAGGGCGTATCGGCCGTACCGGCCGACGCCACGAAGTCCTTCGCCAAAGCCGTCTGGTGGCTGGCACTGGGCGCGTCCGTCTTCAGCGTCGTACTCGGCGTCATCATGCTGGTCTGGCCGGAGGCGACGCTGAAGGTCGTGGCCGCGCTCTTCGGCATCTGGCTGTTGCTGCACGGCATCGTCCGGATCGTGCAGGCGATCACCGCCACCGCGCGCGACGGCGCCGAGCGCGCCATCCTCGGCGTCATCGGGGTGTTCTTCGTGGTCGCCGGCGTCATCGCGCTGCGCAACCTGCTCGTGACGCTGACCCTGCTGGTCACGCTGGTCGGGCTCATGTGGCTGATCGGCGGCATCCTGGAACTGATCTCCGCCCTCGGCAACCGCGACCGCACGTACCGGGGGTGGGGGATCGCCCTCGGCGTGCTCAGCATCATCGCCGCTCTGGTCGTGCTCCTCTGGCCCGACATCTCGGTGGTGGCGTTCGTCTACCTCACCGGCGCATGGCTGATCTTCATGGGCCTGATCCAGGTCGGCATGGTGTTCTGGGCCCGCCGCGCGATCACCGCCGCCTGA